In Silene latifolia isolate original U9 population chromosome 6, ASM4854445v1, whole genome shotgun sequence, the genomic window TGTGCAATAATACCGTTTTTACTTCTAAAGAGGGATCCTCTAACATACGGATGATGGGGCAAAGGGAAAAATAAAAGGACAAAGATATGAAATGTGCATTGTATTGCATCGCTTGTTATATACTCTGTATAGTATATCTGAACAGGGAAAGTCGTAAGATCATGCCACTATTAAGAAATCATATGAGAAGTGAATAAAAGATCAAGGAAACGCAGGAAAATTGTGAATATATGCTAACCTCATTCTCCATCATCTCACATTACTTAAGTCAAGAGATGCACAATGCGACATTGTTAAGATCTCATTCAAAAAAGCAAAACAAGATCCCTGAAGCAACAGCTGATCAATAAGCAACAGATGTCTTATCAATAAGCACTCATTTGAGGTGCACCAATCAAACATAAGCAGGAGGAACAGGTATAGCATGATTTCCATTTCCAAGGGATCCAAGAATTTTCACTATCTTCAATTTAGAACTTAGGAGCATGATGAAATAGACCAAATAGCTCAGCAAACTGCTTGAGCCCCTTTTAAATTGTGAAGTGGCAGACAAATATTGCACCCGTCGTCAAAAATCTGACAAAAACTCCTCTTTATAAAACTGCCTAAACATAACCCCCTGCCCAAGTGCCCATGCCAAAGACGCTTCGCAGGTTAAGCGTATATTGAATGCGGTGATTAAATCGATGTGTGTAATCCTGAACACAACGGAAAAAATCAAAGCAGCACAAAGTAATAGATCCAGCTAATCAATTTTCTGGATGGAAAGAAAAAGTCCGATCCAGCTGCGGTATGAAGCATTTTCACGGGTTATTCGCTTAAGCAGCCACCTCAATATCCATATTGGTCCTGGCTGGGATACGTTTTTCTGAAGATGATAAACCCACAGCCACATTATTTAATGCTATGCTTTTCTGTATTTGTGAAGCTTCAGTCGGCATTCCAGCCTTTAccaaacatgataataaacattTTACAGTAATATAATCCGGGATACATTTAAGTGCTTGCATATGATTGAAAATTTTAATTGCTTCCATCATTCTCCCCTTCATACAGTGCCCAATAATAAGAATTGTAAAAGTATACTTATCAGGCTTGCATCTTATGTCATCCATTTCGGCCACCAGCAAATTTGCCTCATCTACCTTTCCAGCTTTGCAGAGCCCATCAATGATTGGATTGTAAATAAAAGCTTGAGGAGTAATATTCCTCGACTTCAATTGTCCAAGTAAATTGCATGCCTCATTCAATCTATTTTCCTTGCATAAGGCGAAAATAAGAATAGAAAATGTGTACCCATTTGGAGACAATTTCATATGTATCATTTCATTCAAAACCTTCAAACTCTCGTCCACTAGTCCAATCCGACAGTAACCATGGATGCGAGAAGTGAAGGTAATAACATCAGGCTGAAGCTTAAGAGAAATCATCTTTTCATACATAGCAGACGCCTTGAAGCTATGTCCCCCCACCTTGCCAAAACCATCAATAAGAACATTGAGCGTTGTGGTGGTAGGTCTAATACCAATGGTCAACATTTCCTGAAACAGCAAGGAAGCCTCATCCATCCTACCAAGTTTACAGTAACCAGATATCATACACGTATATGTTACAACAGTAGGCGTAATCTCATTCCTCGATCTAGCTTCAAAAACCAACTCTCGAACCTTATCTACCTTCTTCACCTTAAATAATCCATCTATCATAGTGTTATAAGTTATAATGTCTGGTAACAAACCAAAACCTCTAATACCATTGAACAATCTTATCGCCTCATCCACCTTTCCAGTCCTACAAAGGCCTCTAATCAATATATTAAAACTACAAACATCAAAGCAAGATTTCGATACCATCTCCTCACTAAAGAAACTAACAGCGTCATCTACCCTATTACTCCTAACCAAACCACTTAAAAGTACGTTATACAAATACGAATCCACTCCTCCCTCGCGACATTTCACTCCACCAAGCAATTTCCGTGCAACATCAAACCTACCCACTTCCACAAACAAGCCAACCAATTGACCCAAACCCGAACAATCCAATTCACACCCATCAATTATCATCCAATCAACAACAATTTGAGCATTATTATGAAAACCCATCTGACAAAGTGACCTCAACAAGCAATTATAAGTGTCAAAATTATGAATCATGCTAAATCTAACACGGGTTAACTCAAAGAACTTAAATGCCAAGATGGGATTTTTATATTGGTAATCCAATTTCGCAACGACACGAAACACAAGCAGAGGGGTTATAGCTCGACCAAGATAATCCAAATGCAAATTAGAATCCAAGTATTGCGGTTTCAAACAGAAAAGGGTACAAACAAACTTTGTAAACCAAGCATCGCCGCGGGGACAATTGTGATGATGAAATAAACGAGAGAGTGCAAAAAAAGGGTGTGAATTAAAATTGGAAACTAAGCTTCGTACCTTGTGATGGGATTTGAATGGAAATATCATGAGGATTCAGGGGTTTAACTAAGGTTTagattgtttgttcttattttaaATCATTTTTGCGTGAAATTGATGGTATTTTTTATTGGTTCAAGGAGAAGAAGAATGGGGGGTTAGGAGGTTGTATTAGCGGAGAAACGGCAGAGGAGGGAGAATGGGAGATAGGAAGTGCATTGTCAGAAGGTCGGAAATAAAACGACTTGAAGAGCAAGAAAAAAGGGTGCAAGCCCTGCAGCGTTTGTGTTGGGTGAGTTCACTAACTAAAGCGCCTGCTCTTTCTCGATTTTATTTTTTCACTTGATTGTTCAATTTCTATTCTAATTGATtcaattcgattcgattgatttaAATTTCTATTGATTCGATCCTTCATTCGCTCCATTCCATTCGGTCATTTCGGCTACTAAACTTGATTAATTTCCACTAAATTCAGCCAATTTCAATTCTgcgaatcttaaacttaatagtttatattaatattatattaatattattattattattattattattattattattattattattattattattattttttattattttattattatttattatttttatttatttagttatttgttattattattattattattattattattattattatcaatttattattaattaatcatcctcattattgttattattatgaatattatggttattaaaattaataatattcatattaatataattaatactattactattactattactattattattattattattatgaatatgaatattaattaataataatattattaataacattgttaattttaatacttcttctaataataataataataataataataataataataataataataataatagtaataattataataattataataataataatattattattattaatattaatacctataataataataataataataataataataataataataataataataataataataataataatattatttattatatttagtgttaatattaatattaatattaatattatttgattcaATTCAAACTCTCTAATCGGCTTAGTTTGGTTCAAatttcactccattcgattcaaTTAATTTCACtcggctccattcgattgattcatctcgattcgattcggctcaacttcattcgattcatttcatttcgattcgattcgattcggctccattgattgattcggctctaaaaagccaaaaagaacagggcctaagcaAACGGGTTAACCGGGTCTGCTTAGTTTATTTCGGTTATTATTTTCGGGTCAGTTATTATTATCAAATTAATCAAGCCTATAATAATCTGTGAGTAATAATAAAGAATCGGGTCGAGGATATATTAGATCGAGTCAATTCAGGTTTGGGTCACGTTATTCAGGCCAAATCACTCGACCCGGGTCAATTTTGTCAGGTTTAGTAAGCCGGGTTTCAATTATTTGTGCGTACTAGTTTTGGTGTCTGATCCCGTTCGGATTACCTACATTTACCGTCTAACTTAATATTGTATGaaattgaattgtgttgacttacCTTATTCTAGTTCGGACTATTACGGAGTACCATTTACGATATATTAttgtactccctccgatccacgcAGATGTAAACGTAAGCAAAAAGTGGTTATTTAAGAAAATGTGGAAATGTGAGGGGTAAAGTAGGAAATATTGATTGCGGCCACATGGGTTTAGGTGGAGTAAATAAGTAGTTGGTGAGTGGATGATAAAGTTGTAAATAGGTAGTGGATGTAAGGGTAAGCTTGTCATTTTCCATGCCAAATATGGTATGTTTACATTGATCTGGTTCATCCGTTTTAGGGAAGTGTTTACATCTGTGTGGATCGGAGGAAGTATATCATATCTAACATTATAATTAGGGacgtgctaaatcccgcacatcaTTTTACTCAATCCCGCACTTAATTCCACCTTATTTCAAAACtacccctctcatttctcccCCTCATCAAACGACaaacgagagagagagaaacAAGAGAAGTAAAAAACCCCAAATATTAATTTCACTGCCACCCTCCTCCCTCACCTCCCGCCCTGCGCCGCCGACCACCACACCACACTCTCATCCACGCGACGACCATCACATCACACCCTTATCCTCGCGCCGACAGCCCCATCCCCGGAGTCGACAGTCCCCTCCTTGTAGTCGACAGTCCCCTCCCCGCAGCCGACCACCCCTCCCTGCTCACATCCCCGCCTCCAAGTTTTGACTGTGATTCACCGAGTTTACTGCTTTCGGGTCGAAATAGTAGAAATTGGAGCATTATTTGGTTGGTTTTGCAGGGAAGTGAAGAAATTTGAGATATGCATCAGAAGAACAAGTCTTTACAACGCTGAATCTCGCTAAATCGATTTTTACTAAGCTAGATATCTATTTTTGCCATTACTCGTTTACTGTTTGTAAAGGCATCAACATCACTCGACATTATTCCTTCTTACTGGTATTGATTTTTGCCAGCAAACCTGCAGTCATCTGAAAATAATCGATTCAGCAAAAACGAGTCTTTACAAACAAACAATTCAGCTACTGATTGTCTTTATTTGTCTACTGTTTGTCTTTATTTAATCGATTCATCTGAAAATAATCGATTCACGCTGAACAAGTCTTTACAAACAGTAAATAAGTATTTCTATTTTTCCTATCTTCACACTACTTGGACGAGTGATGTTGATGCCTAATGTCGAAAACGAGTTGTTCTTGTttgttttacaaaacaaacaattCAGCTACTGATATTGTATAATTTGGGATTACTTGTTGATAGGCTATTTTCACATAGTTATGAGATActtggttttgtttttgttgtagaGCTCTATCAGTCCCTTCTGGAAAAATATGTACAATAgatatgtaatactacggttttatgagtctctgggtactctatcgagtaggccttactctgtcgagtaagggtgtgttgcattttaaattagtttctgacctgttgggtactcgatcgagtaaccttgatactcgatcgagtaagcgggcactcgatcgagtacctcagctactcgatcgagtagctcggttagcgggtgataattcgacgggttttgttaataacacggattaatatataaatctttccgtcactttcataatacacctttacaaacctaataacattaaaagggagattcaagttacgttcttcgcattcatccgtgttgttgacaaatcccggagttcgagaggtcggattccatcgttctttatacctttgtaatccttgtgtcgagggtaagatctacataccaattttatagtatttcgttaagtttcgttaaaccctagttttgggattgggggtttttgttatgtttcttgattggtagcaattgcatgattatatgttaggaggaggattcgtaggagaggaattttgatacagctgttgagaccgtctgattgtgttgctgttccaggtaggggtggaacccgccacggaaggggatgtgcacattaatgggacagggttatcgctcggtatgatgagcggggcttaggtgggaacggctgcggtcccccactggcagggctggtctagtggacagtcggtgatggagatggagtggagttcctgattgtgtatgattgcttgagctgtgttggttgatgtgtactgttgatatataacttgtgtaaatagtactgaccccgtttaaatgttttaaaaactgtggtgatccattcggggatggtgagcagttattgagcaggtatgatatgatgcgtacgggatagctgggatgagtcatcacgttgcagttagaagtcttccgctgtgtcagacgatgtctagtagcttgatagttttatcagtagacggaTTGAGTACTTTGTAATTCCTTTGACAGTCTTGGTTTgagatatgtaatcacttaaattatattaactatttaaatatgtttctttattgtcttatgattatcattgcctcgggtaaccgagatggtaacatccttatacctggggggtcctggtaaggcacttggagtatgggggtgttacaaaatggtatcagagcgacgatcctgaaacatgtaaccaatgaacccaataaacatagggagtcaaataaaatgaacccggggtaaaagttgtaggagctaatgcaaagatttgggagacgtcctaaagtcgcgaactcgccctacgattttgaaccggtcactataggatatgagtcgggatcgttatgtgtttaccttgtgtattgtgtacctatgtagtgatgtgtggcatgaatcagtggatgtatgtatgttgagaatggggaatgtgtagaaaagatggtgatgatgtgatttcgtaagttattgattgaaagcatgatagttgttttacgatatggcattatagaaatacggaaagaaaatgtgtttgattggagttatacatagagttatgtatacatatatgttgttggtagtgttgtacgagtttatatagctgaaagtttgagtaagagcatgaatagttggtggaaaagatgataattgttgcatgataatatgatattttttttataactcatgttgtatgatggaagagattttataaggttgttatgctagtaacatgtgaatatgatacttgatgtcatatacttgtgattttgtttacgtaaagttatataataaaaacatgtgggtaatatgtgattggtgagttgaatgatatatgtgcatcgagttatttgttgcttggcttttgaagttagtaacatgtggatagggatactggttttatgagcatcgagttgtttttgtttaccctGTTGCCGTTTAAGTTgttgggaagtaaaatcaagtagttgtgttttcgattatagggaggttgtctttaaactgttataacttgatatgcataaatgattttaatgtgattccaattatAGGTTATAGCTTGTCCTTtaacgattctaacgataggtcacacgcccaaaacgaccaataaatgagtgagttatgactgcaTTTCTGAAAACCGGACAAATCTTTGccgaaatgcgtaggtactcgatcgagtagccttggtactcgatcgagtaggggggcactcgatcgagtatgtcagttactcgatcgagtagccctggtaatttgttttacgtgcttctgatcttcacctactcgatcgagtaagtgacttactcgatcgagtgtcctgtactcgatctagtgacccctgttttgggtcatatgcttatcttttgaattcgttgcatattatgtttaattcaaaattgttattttgcttctttatgcattgttttacacgtacgttggtcttgacgcgtaagttacccaatcttgtggtgtagtgagtggcacctgtggtgagtatgagttcggtgggaggacatgagttatacgtggttgtgatagatagtggaaaaagaaaagtaagatcgttatggcttaattgagacatagagcatgttttctaagatgaaatgagatgagtgatatggttgtgtgttgagtaacgtaaaagtaagtgaatgtgggcaagggatgatgtgagtttatggaacgtgagaatgaaaagattgaaatgagggacgcaaatggtggcatcttgagatgtgtaaagaatcatggagggaaatggttaggagtcgtgtgggttaagaatatccatagtgaaagttcgttttaaaagggtgagaagagtagtatatagtgaactttgtggagacatgtcgcgaggtggatttgtagacagtgaatgagtttcggagatttggtttattaagagatgaaactactgtgtgatttctttgggcaattagcagtatgaaaggaattttgatttctagagatgtaattgttgaacagtaaacgttgattctatggatggattagtggcaagggtgattgatgacataataagagaatatttgtgacaagaaagagtgagatgatatcgatataaaataattagatgtgagttttggagcagtgagaaagtaaccgaaacactaaagagttaggtagaagtgataaggagttgaatggttaattgattctGTCGAGTGtacaagaaaagaatgaggggagcaaaactaggaaaatgttgaccggagttatgtgacataaaagtaaggaatcttcgagatgtatgatactatcaagagtaagtaagttagtgATTATACGAaatttcgggacaacatgattaatcatgagtttcgaggaattaagggagtaagcaGTTGGTGGAAAATTTGCACGATAATAGATAATTGGTGGAGAGTTAAACGAAAATAcgagtaagatagtattgggaatgatgttgatgtaattttgttggtgaatttaatgatagttatttggaatgttaaccgaagataggaaagaaatcgtgatgtttagagatgaatgaaagaggtttgatgtccggacagtggtggtgttatggtttgtgactaatggttaagagtgatggtatattagaaaggtaacaattcaaaagaggttgatttggtagggacctgattgttgtgtataattgtgagaaggtataagatgtggttagatgaggcggatgctaatagtcgaatagtaatggtatggttatacttggcaagaagtgatggttgtgcgaataggggaaaatgttgtgaagggcatatgagttaagctcgggcggcaggtaacctatgttgagtggtaacttacgtgatcgatctgacagttggatgtgattatgggtctatgatgtgtataaatgtttgtgtgaggttttgacctcacaagaagtggtatagtgtgattattataaagtcatatttgaatgttctgtaatgcatgttgggtacgctaatctaattgaatggtattcaaaaaggtaataattcgaGTGATCCGGCGATGgttatgcttgtatgtattcatgatacatgttaatctgtgatatggtaaggggatgatattcatgaggttatctgtttaattcatacaatatgttgcgatgtgatttagtaaagtgaatttgtataagtttttcttgtctgagaagttattttgagtcagtgtttatgggaattgtatgtagctgtgatgtctatcgatgtggttgtggtgcctcgtgtggtgatccgggcacggtatttagtattgtgatgcgggtattttcgcactgtggtgtggctgttggtggcggtgttgcgatgccgtcaccgattgtggtggagtaggcgggatgattatgattcgagtttcgaaagttcataccagtcatacatggattgttgttttgtttgatgttgcttcctgtgagtttcagtttatacagatagacagttgttttgtttattgatgtttcttaccagttaagttttggtatgagggtagagtatgatatgaaagagagttgtatatgttttcgttgttgtcatggtatagtgacattctgttgatgggacacagttgtcagaagttgtttgatacttttgatcttgttttaagatgaggctttagacataATCATGGTAAGTGATTGGTGGAACATGAGTTGTCTTGATCCGGGACGCTGCGcagtggttcataatcagattttgggacaaTGAGTGTAGAGtgtggggaattagtgtcatgttaagttttgtatgatttttgcggtaataaagaaaagaacttgaggatctagtgtgagtgtacgtaacgagtgtagatcgtgagttatgcttttgggagataggtgccttacatagagaggtatgttgttttgcagtaagaatggagagttagtatggtgattttgccacgagttttatggtatagattaggtggtgtgccgtatgagttgaggtatgaaaaatgtttaagtaagaaagccttggatatgtgcatggcgagtgtttaggttataggtgattatctttgacatgcggtggtgatgagaaaatgaaaagatatatctaggatttagtattagtgagttacgaggacgtaacatttatcttaagaggagtaggatgcgataaaagaaagtttgatggttgtacatatggtagtatatttggaagtagagtgttggtgtagcataaggtatggatttgtgtatgttgtggttgatagtgttaaaaggtcatggacgtgcttatagtagttcgatgttaggaatgcgagaatacttcgatagtgttgacagttggatgatgaggttatgagtgtgagtaaacttcgaggacgaagttccttttaagggtggtagaatgtaacattccgtttgatgtttatgtagtggttatgtatggagttagtgtcgggagggtttatgatgtagttgatacgacatcgtgagcgagctgtggaggtaggaatagttggtatagttggtgttaagagttcatggtttcatattttgtaagttggggttttgttttgagtttttagtagctttgttgcgtcttgaccgagttagtatgtttatttttatgtatgagttgaacttcggggatgaagttctttttaaggagggaagactgtaatactacggttttatgagtctctgggtactctatcgagtaggccttactctgtcgagtaagggtgtgttgcgttttaaattagtttctgacctgttgggtactcgatcgagtaaccttgatactcgatcgagtaagggggcactcgatcgagtacctcagctactcgatcgagtagctcggttagcgggtgataattcgacgggttttgttaataacacggattaatatataaatctttccgtcactttcataatacacctttacaaacctaataacattaaaagggagattcaagttacgttcttcgcattcatccgtgttgttgacaaatcccggagttcgagaggtcggattccatcgttctttatacctttgtaatccttgcgtcgagggtaagatctacataccaattttatattatttcgttaagttt contains:
- the LOC141586863 gene encoding uncharacterized protein LOC141586863; amino-acid sequence: MIFPFKSHHKVRSLVSNFNSHPFFALSRLFHHHNCPRGDAWFTKFVCTLFCLKPQYLDSNLHLDYLGRAITPLLVFRVVAKLDYQYKNPILAFKFFELTRVRFSMIHNFDTYNCLLRSLCQMGFHNNAQIVVDWMIIDGCELDCSGLGQLVGLFVEVGRFDVARKLLGGVKCREGGVDSYLYNVLLSGLVRSNRVDDAVSFFSEEMVSKSCFDVCSFNILIRGLCRTGKVDEAIRLFNGIRGFGLLPDIITYNTMIDGLFKVKKVDKVRELVFEARSRNEITPTVVTYTCMISGYCKLGRMDEASLLFQEMLTIGIRPTTTTLNVLIDGFGKVGGHSFKASAMYEKMISLKLQPDVITFTSRIHGYCRIGLVDESLKVLNEMIHMKLSPNGYTFSILIFALCKENRLNEACNLLGQLKSRNITPQAFIYNPIIDGLCKAGKVDEANLLVAEMDDIRCKPDKYTFTILIIGHCMKGRMMEAIKIFNHMQALKCIPDYITVKCLLSCLVKAGMPTEASQIQKSIALNNVAVGLSSSEKRIPARTNMDIEVAA